A segment of the Oscillatoria salina IIICB1 genome:
TTGTTCTGAGTTTTTAATCAGATTTTGTTGACAGCCAAACAATTAAAATCACCTCCTTCTGTTTGGAGAAATTTTACCACAAATATTTCCTTGGTACTACACTTCTAAAAAGTCGCCCTCCGCTCCGCTAAAGGGCGAGGCTTTAAACCCAGTTTTTCTGGTAATCAGCAAATAATTGTCCTCAAAAAGCGATTTTTTAGGTATTGTCAAATTGCGGCGATGCTGCTCTGATTAAAATGAGATTCTTCATAATGGTAGCATAAGCAAATTTTTATACAAAAGGTTATACTCTCCCTTAAAACATTATATCTTTAATTAAAGAAAAAGTAAACAAAAAATAATATCTTTAATTTTCGCCATTTCCAGACAGAAGGAAAAAGAGAAGCGATGAGGTAAAACCCAGCAACGCCAAACAGAGACAATGTTAAGTAGGCAAACAAGTAAAAATCATGCCAAACTACTGATAGAGGTAGACTGGCATTTTTTAGTGATAATGATAATATCGAGCAGACGAGAACTGCTAGCAGCAACCACAGGAGAAAACCACAGTGCTGTCCAAAGGCTTTGAAATAGAAATTTACACAGGAACACCATCTGGCGAAATAATTGGACTTAGCGATCGCATCGTCAGAGACTTAAACGGCTTCGTGCGAGAACCAGACACCCGTAACGTAGAATATACCACCGCACCCTGCCACTGCTACGATCGCCTACTGTGCGCCTTGCTGCGACCAAGACAAGAACTGAGAAAATACTTAAGTAAAATCGGAAATTATACCCTCATCCCAGGAAGTACCTTATCCCTAGGAGACAGCAAAAACTTTTATCGTTCCGACCCCAACAACCCTTATCATGACTACATCGAACAAACCTACCACACCAAAGTAGTCACCGCCAGCGTTCACATCAACATCGGCATTTCCGACCCCGAAACCCTGATCAAAGCTTGTCGTCTAATTAGAGTAGAAGCACCATTATACTTAGCCTTAAGCGCCTCATCTCCCTTCTTAGACAGCAAACCAACCGGATATCATTCTACCCGTTGGGCAGTCTTCCCGAAAACCCCCACCCACGTACCCCTCTTTGAAAATCACACCCACTTCATCCGTTGGACAAACGAACAGCTAGCATTAGGAACAATGAAAAACGTGCGCCATTTGTGGTCATCAGTTCGACCAAATGGATCGCGCCGCCCTTATAATCTCAACAGACTCGAACTAAGAATTTGCGACTTAGTAGTAGATCCGATCGCCTTATTAGCCATAACCGCTTTCCTCGAAGCGCGACTGCTGCAACTAATGAACGATCCTACACTCGATCCCTTAGAACAAAGTAGCATTTCTCCAGAAGACTTAGTAACCCTCACCGATGCCAACGAAGAAGCAGCCGCTAAATCTAGTCTCGATGCGTCGCTGCGACATTGGCAAGATGGTCGAGAAATTTTAGCAAGAGACTGGATAGAACAACTTTATCCTGAAGTCTGGCAAATAGCAAAAACAGGTGGTTTTAGCTGTTTTCTTTCCCCCGTGAAGAAAATTTTGCGTCAGGGAAATACAGCCCAGCAATGGTTAAAGCAGCAGGAAATGGGGTTAGACGTTGAGGAAGTTATTATCCAAGCAATTCAAGCTATCCACCAGCAGGAAATAGATTTAGAAGACAAGTTGTGTCAGATGTTGGTAGCTTAGACAGTGAGCACGTAGCCGCATGAAATAGTTACCAGTTATCAGTGAACAGTGAGCAGTTTGTCTTCTAATTTCCCCTTGTCTCCCAATCCCCAGTCCCCAGTCCCCAGTCCCCTTGAAACTGATTACAAAATTTAATCAATGGGAAAATTTCGAGTATGATTAGAAAAATCTATAGATAAACTGAAACTAAAAATTAGTAATTGACAATATATAACTATTGAATTATGGTTCGGGTTGTGTTGGTTGAGCCGCAAATACCGCCAAATACAGGAAATATTGCGCGGACTTGCGCGGCGACAGGAACAGAGTTACATTTAGTGGGACCGTTAGGATTTGAGATTAGCGATCGCTACCTGAAACGAGCAGGTTTAGATTATTGGCCTTATGTTAATTTACACTGTCACGAGAATTGGTTAGACTTCAAAGCTTTTCATCAGCGTCACGGTGGTAGGTTAATTGGTTTCAGCGTTAGGGGTAAAAACTGTTATGCGCAGTTTAAATTCCAAGCTGACGACTGGTTGTTATTTGGTAGTGAAACTACAGGTTTAGCTTCAGTCGTCTTGGAATTTTGTGACGAAACGCTGTATATTCCCATGACTCAACCAAAAGTACGCAGTTTAAAT
Coding sequences within it:
- the gshA gene encoding glutamate--cysteine ligase, with the protein product MLSKGFEIEIYTGTPSGEIIGLSDRIVRDLNGFVREPDTRNVEYTTAPCHCYDRLLCALLRPRQELRKYLSKIGNYTLIPGSTLSLGDSKNFYRSDPNNPYHDYIEQTYHTKVVTASVHINIGISDPETLIKACRLIRVEAPLYLALSASSPFLDSKPTGYHSTRWAVFPKTPTHVPLFENHTHFIRWTNEQLALGTMKNVRHLWSSVRPNGSRRPYNLNRLELRICDLVVDPIALLAITAFLEARLLQLMNDPTLDPLEQSSISPEDLVTLTDANEEAAAKSSLDASLRHWQDGREILARDWIEQLYPEVWQIAKTGGFSCFLSPVKKILRQGNTAQQWLKQQEMGLDVEEVIIQAIQAIHQQEIDLEDKLCQMLVA
- a CDS encoding tRNA (cytidine(34)-2'-O)-methyltransferase; its protein translation is MVRVVLVEPQIPPNTGNIARTCAATGTELHLVGPLGFEISDRYLKRAGLDYWPYVNLHCHENWLDFKAFHQRHGGRLIGFSVRGKNCYAQFKFQADDWLLFGSETTGLASVVLEFCDETLYIPMTQPKVRSLNLSVSAAVGLFEARRQLGYLKSVANSSLD